One genomic segment of Jaculus jaculus isolate mJacJac1 chromosome 2, mJacJac1.mat.Y.cur, whole genome shotgun sequence includes these proteins:
- the Seh1l gene encoding nucleoporin SEH1 isoform X1: protein MFVARSIAADHKDLIHDVSFDFHGRRMATCSSDQSVKVWDKSESGDWHCTASWKTHSGSVWRVTWAHPEFGQVLASCSFDRTAAVWEEIVGESNDKLRGQSHWVKRTTLVDSRTSVTDVKFAPKHMGLMLATCSADGIVRIYEAPDVMNLSQWSLQHEVSCKLSCSCISWNPSSSRAHSPMIAVGSDDSSPNAMAKVQIFEYNENTRKYAKAETLMTVTDPVHDIAFAPNLGRSFHILAIATKDVRIFTLKPVRKELTSSGGPTKFEIHIVAQFDNHNSQVWRVSWNITGTVLASSGDDGCVRLWKANYMDNWKCTGILKGNGSPVNGNSQQGNSTPSLGSTIPNLQNSLNGSSASRYFFPPLDSPRAGSRWSSSSQLLPPPPAPLVEHSCDADTANLQYPHPPRGYLSRPLNPLPENEGV from the exons ATGTTTGTGGCGCGCAGCATCGCGGCGGACCATAAGGATCTCATCCACGATGTCTCCTTCGACTTCCACGGGCGCCGCATGGCCACCTGCTCCAGCGACCAGAGCGTCAAG gTCTGGGACAAAAGTGAAAGTGGAGATTGGCATTGTACCGCTAGCTGGaag ACACATAGTGGATCTGTATGGCGTGTGACATGGGCTCATCCTGAGTTTGGACAGGTTTTGGCCTCCTGTTCTTTTGATCGAACAGCTGCTGTGTGGGAAGAAATAGTAGGAGAGTCCAATGATAAACTGCGAGGACAGAGTCACTGG gtgAAGAGGACGACTTTAGTGGATAGCAGAACATCTGTTACTGATGTGAAATTTGCTCCCAAGCATATGGGTCTTATGTTAGCAACCTGTTCAGCAGATGGTATAGTAAGAATATATGAGGCACCAGATGTCATGAATCTCAGCCAGTGGTCTCTGCAGCACGAGGTCTCCTGTAAACTAAGCTGTAGTTGTATTTCTTGGAACCCTTCAAG TTCTCGTGCCCACTCCCCCATGATAGCTGTAGGAAGTGATGACAGTAGTCCAAATGCAATGGCCAAGGTTCAGATCTTTGAATACAATGAAAACACCAG GAAATATGCAAAAGCTGAAACTCTTATGACAGTCACTGATCCTGTTCATGATATTGCATTTGCTCCAAATTTGGGAAGATCTTTCCACATTCTAGCAATAGCAACCAAAGATGTGAGAATTTTTACATTAAAGCCTGTGAG GAAAGAGCTTACTTCCTCTGGTGGGCCAACAAAATTTGAAATTCATATAGTGGCTCAGTTTGATAATCATAATTCCCAAGTCTGGAGGGTGAGCTGGAACATAACGGGAACAGTGTTAGCATCTTCTGGAGATGATGGCTGTGTAAGATTGTGGaaag CGAATTATATGGACAATTGGAAGTGCACTGGTATATTGAAAGGTAATGGGAGCCCAGTTAATGGGAATTCTCAACAGGGAAATTCAACTCCTTCCCTTGGCTCAACTATTCCAAATCTCCAAAATTCATTAAATGGATCTTCTGCTAGCAG GTATTTCTTTCCCCCTCTGGATTCCCCAAGGGCTGGATCAAGATGGTCCAGTTCTTCTcagctccttcctcctcctcctgctcctctggTAGAGCACTCTTGTGATGCCGACACTGCCAACCTCCAGTATCCTCATCCTCCCAGAGGGTATCTCTCTCGGCCTCTTAATCCCTTACCTGAGAATGAAGGGGTTTAA
- the Seh1l gene encoding nucleoporin SEH1 isoform X2 — MFVARSIAADHKDLIHDVSFDFHGRRMATCSSDQSVKVWDKSESGDWHCTASWKTHSGSVWRVTWAHPEFGQVLASCSFDRTAAVWEEIVGESNDKLRGQSHWVKRTTLVDSRTSVTDVKFAPKHMGLMLATCSADGIVRIYEAPDVMNLSQWSLQHEVSCKLSCSCISWNPSSSRAHSPMIAVGSDDSSPNAMAKVQIFEYNENTRKYAKAETLMTVTDPVHDIAFAPNLGRSFHILAIATKDVRIFTLKPVRKELTSSGGPTKFEIHIVAQFDNHNSQVWRVSWNITGTVLASSGDDGCVRLWKANYMDNWKCTGILKGNGSPVNGNSQQGNSTPSLGSTIPNLQNSLNGSSASRKHS, encoded by the exons ATGTTTGTGGCGCGCAGCATCGCGGCGGACCATAAGGATCTCATCCACGATGTCTCCTTCGACTTCCACGGGCGCCGCATGGCCACCTGCTCCAGCGACCAGAGCGTCAAG gTCTGGGACAAAAGTGAAAGTGGAGATTGGCATTGTACCGCTAGCTGGaag ACACATAGTGGATCTGTATGGCGTGTGACATGGGCTCATCCTGAGTTTGGACAGGTTTTGGCCTCCTGTTCTTTTGATCGAACAGCTGCTGTGTGGGAAGAAATAGTAGGAGAGTCCAATGATAAACTGCGAGGACAGAGTCACTGG gtgAAGAGGACGACTTTAGTGGATAGCAGAACATCTGTTACTGATGTGAAATTTGCTCCCAAGCATATGGGTCTTATGTTAGCAACCTGTTCAGCAGATGGTATAGTAAGAATATATGAGGCACCAGATGTCATGAATCTCAGCCAGTGGTCTCTGCAGCACGAGGTCTCCTGTAAACTAAGCTGTAGTTGTATTTCTTGGAACCCTTCAAG TTCTCGTGCCCACTCCCCCATGATAGCTGTAGGAAGTGATGACAGTAGTCCAAATGCAATGGCCAAGGTTCAGATCTTTGAATACAATGAAAACACCAG GAAATATGCAAAAGCTGAAACTCTTATGACAGTCACTGATCCTGTTCATGATATTGCATTTGCTCCAAATTTGGGAAGATCTTTCCACATTCTAGCAATAGCAACCAAAGATGTGAGAATTTTTACATTAAAGCCTGTGAG GAAAGAGCTTACTTCCTCTGGTGGGCCAACAAAATTTGAAATTCATATAGTGGCTCAGTTTGATAATCATAATTCCCAAGTCTGGAGGGTGAGCTGGAACATAACGGGAACAGTGTTAGCATCTTCTGGAGATGATGGCTGTGTAAGATTGTGGaaag CGAATTATATGGACAATTGGAAGTGCACTGGTATATTGAAAGGTAATGGGAGCCCAGTTAATGGGAATTCTCAACAGGGAAATTCAACTCCTTCCCTTGGCTCAACTATTCCAAATCTCCAAAATTCATTAAATGGATCTTCTGCTAGCAG AAAGCACAGCTGA